GGCCAGGAACTGATCACGATCCAGACTCGCTAATGCAGCAGCGGTCGTGCCACCCTTCGATGTGACTTTTTCTCGCAGCAGCGCAGGCGGCTCGCCAGAAGATTCCAAAAGTGCGACCGCACCTTTCAGGGTCTCGATGGCAAGCTCTGCGGACTGCGCGCTAGATAAGCCAAGGTGTTCGCCGGCAGCAGTGAGCGCCTCGACAAACCGAAACACATAGGCTGGGCCAGAGCCTGATAGCGCAGTAACCGCATCCATCAGATCTTCACGTTCAATCCAGACTGATTTACCGACGGCATTCATCAGTTGCTCTGCTTGTGCACGGGCCGGTGCAGAAACGGTGGGGGCAGCAAAGAGGCCTGTGATACCTAGTGAAATTAAGGCGGGCGTATTGGGCATGGCGCGGACTACCCGAGCGTTGCCACACCAGCGGCTTATCGAATCAATTGAAATACCGGCAGCAATCGACAACAGAAGCGACTGCTGCAGCAAACTTTTAAGTTCTGGTGTGGCCTGCTCAATCGCTTCTTTCATGTGCTGCGGTTTAACAGCCAAGACGACCCAGGTGTTCGCTGCATCTGCTGAAAAACTCGCCGGGCAAGTGCGGGTGTCGATTGAGAAGTCCACGCCATTGGCTCGAATATCTGCACTAAAACGCGACAACAGTTTTTCTTGTGCAGCTGGGTTGAGATCAATCACATGAAGCCGCTGCAGCGGCGATTTGCTCTCGAGCAGGCCACCGATTAATGCGGTTGCCATGTTGCCGCCGCCAACAAACAAAAGATTCATGAGAGATCCTTTTTCAAAAACATGGTCCAGCGCACACCCAAGATACGAAGACATGAGAAATATACGCCAGCAGCGATTACCAAGATGATGCCAAGCCAAATGATGCGAACGAGCGGCGTGTTGGCAAGGGCGGCCCAGTCCAATTCCAGGGCAATGACTGCAATGGCAGCCCCCATCACCACGGCGCTGACTTTGATCTTCACAAGAAAGCCAAACCATCCGGCGCCTGGCGTGTAAATGCCACGTCTACGCAGACCCAGATAGAGCAGTGTGGCATTGGCACAGGCCGCAAGACTTGTTGCTAAAGCCAAGCCTGCATGGGCAAACATAGGCACAAAAACCAAGTTCAAGAGCTGGGTTAAGACCAGGGTGAAGATGGCGATCTTCACAGGGGTCTTGATGTTTTGTTGGGCGTAAAAGCCGGGTGCCAAGACTTTGATGGCGATTAAGCCAACAAGCCCGACGGAATAGGCCACCATGGCCTGCGACGTCATGAGCAAATCTTGATGATCAAACTTTCCGTAATGAAAAAGTGCCGCCCCAAGGGGAATGGCAAGCACGGCAAGACCAACGGCTGCGGGAATCGCAAGGAGCGCGACCAAACGCAGGCCCCAGTCAATGAGTGCGTTGACGCGTTCCATGTTCTTCTCGCCGTTGGCCTTACTCAGACTCGGCAGCAGCACCGTACCAAGCGCTACGCCCAGCAATGCCGTTGGAAACTCCATCAAACGGTCTGCGTACGAGAGCCACGACACACTGCCGCTTTCTAAGCGTGCCGCGATATGGGTGTTGATGATGAGACTCACTTGGGCAACGGAGACGGCGAGTGTTGCCGGCACCATGAGGGTCAGCACACGTCGAACATTTGGGTCACGCCATGCGGCCTTGAGTGACCAGTCATTGTTACTGGTTGTCGTGCCGACGCTCAATGTCGTGCTCGCAGTTGGACTCGTATCGGCACTCGTGCTCGTGGTGCCGGAGGTCGACATCGCTTGCGTCTTACGAAGCGTTCTTCGAATCGCCCAGGCCATTAGGGCCAGCTGGGCGATACCCCCCAGAACCACGGCGATGGCCAAAGCCCAGATCGGCTGGGCTAAGTGGGGTGAAAGCAACACTGCGCAGCCGATAAACGACAGGTTGAGAAGCACCGGGGCAAAGGCCGGGGCCTTAAATTCCGACCAGGTATTGAGCAGGCCCGATGCTAGGGCCACCAGAGAAATCATCAGGATGTAAGGGAACATCCAGCGGGTGAGTACCACGGTGAGGTCAAAGGTCGCCTGGTCCCCCGCAAAGCCGCCAGACATCAGCCAGACCAGGATCGGGGCGCCGATAATGGCGACCAGGCAGACCAGGGCCAGGGCGGCGGCCATAACGAGCGCCGCATGCCGGGCGAGCCGCAGGGCAGGGCCATCGCCCTGTTGGGCCTTGATCTGGCCCAAAACGGGCACAAAGGCCTGGGAAAAGGCCCCTTCGGCGAAGAGTCGGCGCAGTAGATTGGGCAGCCGGAAGGCCACAAAAAAGGCGTCCGTCTGGCTTCCCGCCCCGAAATAGGCGGCAGTCAGGGTCTCCCGGGCCAATCCCGTAATACGGGACAGTAGGGTCAGCCCACTAATCGTGGCGGCGGTCTTGAGCAGATTCATGATCGGCGCTATAGTTTAGGGCTTTTCCCCGAGAACAATAGGAATTCCGAATCCATGGCAAATTCAGCCTCCGCGCGTAAGAGCGCCCGTCAAGCTGCAGCGCGTCGTCTGCTTAACGCAGGCCTGCGTTCGGCTTACCGTACCGCAGTGAAGTCTGTCCGCAAGGCAGTGGTTACTGGTGATGCAAAAGCTGCTGCTGAAGCATACCGCGCCGCAACCAGCGTGATTGATCGCATTGCTGACAAGAAAATCGTTCACAAGAACAAGGCGGCTCGCCATAAGAGCCGCTTGGCCGCCGCTGTAAAGGCAGTAGCTGCCAGCTAAATTCAGCATGTTGGTTAGTGCTGTGCGCTGACTAAATATAGCCTGGCCCGCCGCATGTCATATGCGCTGGCCCAACAAGAACCCGACTGATGTTTAGTCGGGTTTTTTGTCTCATTCCGCTGATTCCTGCGCGAATTGTTTTTGAACTCAGAACGACGCAGGCCTTGACGTACCCATAATAGGCATTATCATGCCCATTATGGGTACAAATACTTCCGACTCGTCTTCGACCGAGCGTCTCAATATCGGCCTTGGTGATGCATTGTTTACGAGCACCCAGCAGCGGCTACTCGCTTTGTTGTTTGGTCAGCCTGAGCGTTCTTTTTTTGCAAATGAACTTATCAAATTGACTGCATCTGGATCGGGAGCGGTTCAGCGGGAACTCAAACGATTAACCGAGAGCGGATTGGTTAATTCAAAAAGAATAGGCAATCAGCGTCATTTTCAAGCGAACTCGGAATCCCCAATATTTGAGGAACTAAGGCAGATCGTTCGGAAGACCTTTGGTCTCGTAGAGCCAATACGGCATGCCTTAATTTCTTTTGGCACATCGATTGAGTGCGCGTTTCTTTTTGGTTCGGTTGCGAAAGGTACCGATAGTGCAGCAAGCGATATTGATCTACTTATTGTAAGTAAAACGCTTACCTATCCGGATCTTATGACTCAGCTGATGGAGGCTGAGGTAAACCTGGGCCGTACGATTAATACGACGATTTATACGCCAACCGACTTAAAGCAGCGAGTGAAAGAAAAGAACTCTTTTGTGACACGCGTACTCGAGCAACCCAAGATCTGGGTTATTGGAAGTAATCTTAGTTTTTGAGGGTAGATTACTTCTTCTCGCGCACACCAAATAGCGCTGTTCCAATTCGCACTATGGTCGTGGCTTCTGGAATTGATTCAGCCACGGCAGACTCCAAATCACTGGACATACCCATCGACAGCACATTGAAGTGCTGTTGCTGTTCAAGGGGAATCTGCTGCTTAATCTTTTGAAATAGTGCGGTGAGTGCGGCGAATTGCTGGCGCTGTAATTGCGTGTCGTCGGTGGGCTCTGGAATCGACATTAGCCCGCGCAGTGTTAGTCGCGGCAATCCTGCAATTGCTAGAGCTGTGGCGATCGCTTCGGATGGGTCTACGCCACTCTTACTGGCTTCACCGCTGGTGTTGATCTGCAGGCAGATTTGTAATGGCGCCATGTCGGCGGGGCGCTGCTCGGATAAGCGGCGGGCAATCTTTTCCCGGTCCACCGAATGCATCCAGTCGAAATGCTCCGCCACATCTTTGGTCTTGTTGCTCTGAAGCGGCCCAATAAAATGCCAAGTCATTTGCTGGCGGTATTTGGCCAGTGTGTTGATCTTATCGACACCCTCTTGCACATAGTTTTCACCGAATTCGGTTAGACCCGCAGCAAATACCTCTTCGACTGCAGATGCGGGAAAGGTTTTGCTCACAGCAAGCAAGCGGATCTGGGCAGGATCCTTGCCGAACTGCTGGCAAGCTTGACCAATACGTTGTTGGATGTTGCGAATGCGGTCAGGAAAACTCATCTTATTGCTCACGCATAGAACCAGCCACCATATCGAAGCGGACCCACCGGCATTCGATATCGCCGTTATATACCGGCACGCGCCGTGCAGCCTTTAATCGCATGGCCGTCTCTAATTTCAAATTGTCAGATAGAACCCAGGCCTGCCAGCCCGCGTAACTCTTCTTCAGAGTCTCGGCAAGGCTGCGCTCAAATTCATTAGACTCGGTGCTTGTTTCACTCGAGTCATCACCGCCTTCGTCATTCGCAGACCGCGCCCGAAAGCGGCCGTCTTGTTCAAGGCGTTTGCCGTAAGGCGGGTTAGTGATCAGCATGCCGTGATCGGCAATCGGAGTGGTGTCACGAAAGGCTGCGGTCTTCCAATGAATGGCCTGCGCGGCAGCTTCCGGTAGCGCACGTGCTGCATTTTGTTGGGCAAGCGCCATCATGCGTGAGTCGATGTCACTGCCTTGCATCTTTGGGATATGGGCGCCGGCTTTTGTATTTTCTATCGTGCGCTCAATTGATTCTTTCGCTTCGGCCCGCAGTGCCCGCCAATTGACTTGGCCCATCGGTGATGTCGGGTGAAAGCCCTCGGCGGCAAAGCTTCTTGGTGCTCCGGGCGTATAGCCAGGGGGCAGCTTTAATGCGCGTTGCATGGCCTCAATCAGCAGTGTGCCACTGCCACAGAATGGATCCATTACCGGGGATTGGCCGTCCCACTGACTGATGGCAATTAATGCCGCAGCCAAGTTTTCTCGCAGTGGGGCCTCGCCTTTGGCCTGACGCCAGCCGCGCTTAAAGAGCGGCTCGCCGGATGTATCCAGATAAATTGTGATCGTGTTTTGATCGATGAAGGCCCAGACCCGAATATCGGGATGGGTCGTGTCGATGGATGGCCGCTTACCACGTGCGATACGAAAACGATCACAGATGCCATCTTTCACAAGAAGAGTTGCAAAGTTTCTAGCGAGTGGTTTTTCTAATCGTGGCTCACGGCCCACTGCCAGATCAATACGCAGTGTCTGACTCACCGTGAACCAGTTTTCCCAGAGAATTTTGGTCGCGATCAATCGGATATCGTCGGGCTGACGAATTGCACCGCCACCGACTTCAATCAAAATCCGCGTAGGAATACGGGCCCAGATATTGGCCCGAGCAATCGCCTCTGCGCTCGCCACGAAGCGTGCACCGCCACGGCCTTTGATGACCTCTTGAAAACCGGGCAGGCCCTGCAGCTCCTCGGTAAGTGCATCTTCAAGGCCTGACGGGCAGACTGCAAAGCCGGAAAGACGTGATGCCGTTTTTTCCGACCAGCGTTTGGCGGCGGGGCTTTTGCCCCGCTTCTTATCAGGTGACTCGGCCGCCTTTGGCGGCCGGGGCTTGAGTCGAATAGTGGTGTCGCTCACTTAAAAGGGCTTCACCACAACCAGAATCACCACAACGGTAAGCAGCAGCACTGGCACTTCATTAAACCAGCGATACCAGACGTGGGAATGCGTATTGCGGCCACGCTTAAAGTCTTCCAAACGGTTGTGGCACATCACGTGATAGCCAATGAGCACAATCACAAAGGCAAGCTTGGCATGCATCCAGCCACCACCAAAGCCATAGCCCAGCCACAGCCACAGACCAGAGATGATCGTGAGTACCGCAATCGGGGTGACAAACCGATAGAGTTTGTGAGACATGATTAAGAGCCGATCACGCTCGGCCTTGTTGGCATCGCCATCCGGCACCATGGCCAAGTTCACAAAAATTCGCGGCAGATAAAACAGACCTGCGAACCAACTGGTCACCATAATGATGTGAAACGATTTCCACCACAGCATTGCTTACTCCCTGACTTCGCCTTGTCCCAAGACCACCCACTTATAAGTGGTCAGGCCCTCGAGCCCCACAGGGCCACGGGCATGAATCTTGTCGTTGCTAATCCCGATCTCTGCACCCAGGCCATATTCAAAGCCATCGGCGAATCGGGTCGAGGCATTGATCATGACGGAAGCGGAATCGACATCGCGTAAAAACCGCATGGCATTGGTGTGATTTTCGGTCACGATGGCATCGGTGTGATGGGAGCCATAGTGGTTGATGTGATCCATTGCTTCTTCCATACCCGTAACAGTGCGCACCGCTAGAATTGGCGCTAAGTACTCGGTATGCCAGTCGTCTTCCGTTGCGTCTTTGATGTCCACACCATCAAGATCCAAAATCTTTAATGCAGCCCGGGTCTTGTCGCAGACACGAAGTTCCACACCCTTGGCCCGATAAATCGCGACCAACTCGGACAAAATCCGTGGGTCGGCCGATGCGGCGACCAAGAGGGTCTCCATGGTGTTGCAGGTGCCGTAGCGATGGGTCTTGGCGTTATCGGCAATACGCACGGCTTTTTCTACATCAGCATCGTCATCAATGTAGACATGGCAGATGCCATCTAAGTGTTTGATGACGGGGACCTTGGCTTCCTGGGTAATACGCTCAATTAATGATTTGCCACCGCGCGGCACGATCACATCAATGTATTGGGGCATGGTGATCATGGCAGATACCGCCTCGCGATCCGTGACCGGAATCACCTGCACGCCAGTTTTGGGCAGACCTGCCGCGGCCAGTGCCTGCTGAATGAATTCGGCTAGGCAACGATTGCTCTCAATGGCCTCTGAGCCGCCGCGTAGCACCGTGGCATTGCCTGCTTTGATACACAGTGCTGCTGCGTCAATCGTGACATTGGGCCGCGACTCATAAATGATGCCAATCACGCCGAGGGGCACCCGCATATGGCCGACAGAAATACCCGTGGGCCGCTTACGAAGTTGCGTGATCTCGCCAATCGGGTCGGCCAGCGCAATGATCTGGTGAATGCCCTCGATCATGGTGGCAACGGCTTTGTCGCTTAGTGTCAGCCGATCAACAAAGGCGGCATCGGCACCATTGGCTTTCGCTTTGGCCACATCTTTGGCATTGGCTTGGGCCAGTACGGCGCGGTTTTGGTCAATGAGATTGGCGAGTTTGGCCAGCGCATCATTTTTTTGACGCGTTGTGGAGGCCGCCATCTGCCGGCTGGCAAGGCGGGCCTGCTGGCCCAGATCAGCCACCTGCTGACGAATGGCATTACTTGAATCGGACATGATGTTGCCGTGACTCCCAGTGATGGGGATAAATTTCTAAAACGAACGGTGAAACGGGCGGTACAGCGCTTTAGGCAAACTCAATGGCCAAGCGCTCCAACGCAACCCAGGGATCATCGTTTTTCAGGCCTTTGACGATTGTATCGACCTCTGCCGCCTGACGCAGGGCCCGCCAGGTCTTCGCCGGGTTGGCCCGCCTGCAGGCACTGCTGATCAGGCGCTCTTTATGCCGAGGGATACGGGCCTCGCGCAGGGCCATATCGGCGGAGCGGCCGTTGGCCATGAGCTGCTGTGTGCGGGCCAGCATGCGTAAATCTTCGGATACGGCCCAGAGCACCAGAGGAATGGGTTCGGCCTCGGCTTTTAAGCCCCGCAGAATACGGATGGCCCGGGCCAGATCACCGGCAAGCAGCGCTTCGCCCAATATAAAGGGGTTAAAACGGGCCACATCAGCAATCAATTGCCTGACGTCTTCCACATCCAGCGCTCCATCTTTTTTCTCGTGATGCAGGGCGAGTTTCAGAATCTCTTGGTGGGCAGCAATCAGATTGCCTTCGCACTGATCGCAGATCCAGGCAATGGCATCGGGCGTGGCGGTCAGGCCCACGCTACGCAGCCGCTGCGACAGCCAACCCGGCAGATCAGATCGGTAGAGCTCGGGCACGATGATCACCGTGCCGGCCTGATCCAGGGCATTGAACCAAGACGAGGCCATCATGGCCCGATCGGCCCGTGGCAGGGACACGAGCAGGGTGACATCAGCAGGCGGGTTGGCACACCAGGTCTGAATGGCCTTGCTGCCCTCGGTACCTGGCTTGCCGGTGGGTAGCCGCAGGTCCATTAGCCGCTGTTCAGAAAAAAGAGAGCCCGTGCCACTTGCGGCGATCCAGCCCTTCCAATCAAAGCTGCGGTCCGGCACTTCGACCTGGCGCTCGGTAATGCCAATGGATTTGAAATGTTGACGCAGACCGTCAGTCGCCTCGCCCACTAAGAGTGGGTCGTCGCCCGATACTGCCCAGACAGTAGGT
The nucleotide sequence above comes from beta proteobacterium MWH-UniP1. Encoded proteins:
- the murJ gene encoding murein biosynthesis integral membrane protein MurJ, coding for MNLLKTAATISGLTLLSRITGLARETLTAAYFGAGSQTDAFFVAFRLPNLLRRLFAEGAFSQAFVPVLGQIKAQQGDGPALRLARHAALVMAAALALVCLVAIIGAPILVWLMSGGFAGDQATFDLTVVLTRWMFPYILMISLVALASGLLNTWSEFKAPAFAPVLLNLSFIGCAVLLSPHLAQPIWALAIAVVLGGIAQLALMAWAIRRTLRKTQAMSTSGTTSTSADTSPTASTTLSVGTTTSNNDWSLKAAWRDPNVRRVLTLMVPATLAVSVAQVSLIINTHIAARLESGSVSWLSYADRLMEFPTALLGVALGTVLLPSLSKANGEKNMERVNALIDWGLRLVALLAIPAAVGLAVLAIPLGAALFHYGKFDHQDLLMTSQAMVAYSVGLVGLIAIKVLAPGFYAQQNIKTPVKIAIFTLVLTQLLNLVFVPMFAHAGLALATSLAACANATLLYLGLRRRGIYTPGAGWFGFLVKIKVSAVVMGAAIAVIALELDWAALANTPLVRIIWLGIILVIAAGVYFSCLRILGVRWTMFLKKDLS
- a CDS encoding class I SAM-dependent RNA methyltransferase; the protein is MSDTTIRLKPRPPKAAESPDKKRGKSPAAKRWSEKTASRLSGFAVCPSGLEDALTEELQGLPGFQEVIKGRGGARFVASAEAIARANIWARIPTRILIEVGGGAIRQPDDIRLIATKILWENWFTVSQTLRIDLAVGREPRLEKPLARNFATLLVKDGICDRFRIARGKRPSIDTTHPDIRVWAFIDQNTITIYLDTSGEPLFKRGWRQAKGEAPLRENLAAALIAISQWDGQSPVMDPFCGSGTLLIEAMQRALKLPPGYTPGAPRSFAAEGFHPTSPMGQVNWRALRAEAKESIERTIENTKAGAHIPKMQGSDIDSRMMALAQQNAARALPEAAAQAIHWKTAAFRDTTPIADHGMLITNPPYGKRLEQDGRFRARSANDEGGDDSSETSTESNEFERSLAETLKKSYAGWQAWVLSDNLKLETAMRLKAARRVPVYNGDIECRWVRFDMVAGSMREQ
- the holA gene encoding DNA polymerase III subunit delta, producing the protein MQVKLDLRAADGIKKIIQSASAKSTPTVWAVSGDDPLLVGEATDGLRQHFKSIGITERQVEVPDRSFDWKGWIAASGTGSLFSEQRLMDLRLPTGKPGTEGSKAIQTWCANPPADVTLLVSLPRADRAMMASSWFNALDQAGTVIIVPELYRSDLPGWLSQRLRSVGLTATPDAIAWICDQCEGNLIAAHQEILKLALHHEKKDGALDVEDVRQLIADVARFNPFILGEALLAGDLARAIRILRGLKAEAEPIPLVLWAVSEDLRMLARTQQLMANGRSADMALREARIPRHKERLISSACRRANPAKTWRALRQAAEVDTIVKGLKNDDPWVALERLAIEFA
- a CDS encoding CopD family protein; amino-acid sequence: MLWWKSFHIIMVTSWFAGLFYLPRIFVNLAMVPDGDANKAERDRLLIMSHKLYRFVTPIAVLTIISGLWLWLGYGFGGGWMHAKLAFVIVLIGYHVMCHNRLEDFKRGRNTHSHVWYRWFNEVPVLLLTVVVILVVVKPF
- a CDS encoding glutamate-5-semialdehyde dehydrogenase → MSDSSNAIRQQVADLGQQARLASRQMAASTTRQKNDALAKLANLIDQNRAVLAQANAKDVAKAKANGADAAFVDRLTLSDKAVATMIEGIHQIIALADPIGEITQLRKRPTGISVGHMRVPLGVIGIIYESRPNVTIDAAALCIKAGNATVLRGGSEAIESNRCLAEFIQQALAAAGLPKTGVQVIPVTDREAVSAMITMPQYIDVIVPRGGKSLIERITQEAKVPVIKHLDGICHVYIDDDADVEKAVRIADNAKTHRYGTCNTMETLLVAASADPRILSELVAIYRAKGVELRVCDKTRAALKILDLDGVDIKDATEDDWHTEYLAPILAVRTVTGMEEAMDHINHYGSHHTDAIVTENHTNAMRFLRDVDSASVMINASTRFADGFEYGLGAEIGISNDKIHARGPVGLEGLTTYKWVVLGQGEVRE
- the rpsT gene encoding 30S ribosomal protein S20, whose amino-acid sequence is MANSASARKSARQAAARRLLNAGLRSAYRTAVKSVRKAVVTGDAKAAAEAYRAATSVIDRIADKKIVHKNKAARHKSRLAAAVKAVAAS
- a CDS encoding YggS family pyridoxal phosphate-dependent enzyme, producing the protein MSFPDRIRNIQQRIGQACQQFGKDPAQIRLLAVSKTFPASAVEEVFAAGLTEFGENYVQEGVDKINTLAKYRQQMTWHFIGPLQSNKTKDVAEHFDWMHSVDREKIARRLSEQRPADMAPLQICLQINTSGEASKSGVDPSEAIATALAIAGLPRLTLRGLMSIPEPTDDTQLQRQQFAALTALFQKIKQQIPLEQQQHFNVLSMGMSSDLESAVAESIPEATTIVRIGTALFGVREKK
- the proC gene encoding pyrroline-5-carboxylate reductase, which encodes MNLLFVGGGNMATALIGGLLESKSPLQRLHVIDLNPAAQEKLLSRFSADIRANGVDFSIDTRTCPASFSADAANTWVVLAVKPQHMKEAIEQATPELKSLLQQSLLLSIAAGISIDSISRWCGNARVVRAMPNTPALISLGITGLFAAPTVSAPARAQAEQLMNAVGKSVWIEREDLMDAVTALSGSGPAYVFRFVEALTAAGEHLGLSSAQSAELAIETLKGAVALLESSGEPPALLREKVTSKGGTTAAALASLDRDQFLAIIERALVAARDRGAEMSREFK
- a CDS encoding nucleotidyltransferase domain-containing protein, which codes for MPIMGTNTSDSSSTERLNIGLGDALFTSTQQRLLALLFGQPERSFFANELIKLTASGSGAVQRELKRLTESGLVNSKRIGNQRHFQANSESPIFEELRQIVRKTFGLVEPIRHALISFGTSIECAFLFGSVAKGTDSAASDIDLLIVSKTLTYPDLMTQLMEAEVNLGRTINTTIYTPTDLKQRVKEKNSFVTRVLEQPKIWVIGSNLSF